A single region of the Pelobates fuscus isolate aPelFus1 chromosome 4, aPelFus1.pri, whole genome shotgun sequence genome encodes:
- the LOC134609282 gene encoding zinc finger protein 585A-like: MMNGEYLSQAPITEGLILSTGWSENPINPERKCQLPEVKYMYDSEWNSKTISDISTIFPAEVKMPFQCFVCGKGFGHRHNLAKHQRIHTGERPYSCTQCGKSFIQKQHLTKHQRLHTGEKPYTCPVCGRGFSLKHNLTTHQRIHTGEKPYACAKCDKTFSRRENMLIHQRGHEKIKETRDFQQVDPPLCHYPVGPLSFPVVQEEDNKTHLNLPNRESSVNAKPFICPQCGKRFGNKQTFVNHYRIHTGERPYSCPQCERRFVQKQHLTKHLRVHTGEKPYTCSQCGRSFSVKHNLFTHMKTHTGEKPYTCSQCGKRFTRRNTYHLHQSIHCRNKPSLLQTFDTVHAKSPQTLPEVNIAPKTLNFKNGLLPRRLQSGLGIYTCNICLKMFKHKHTLINHLRIHSGERPYPCEVCGKAFIQKQHLTKHQRLHTGERPYLCNHCNKSFSVKHNLMVHQRIHTGERPYTCTECGKNFNRRAILTVHRRTHCNNKPKSIPPTSHMTEPGDPNIYQEKCLLIEDNGESITLQDSTVTSLVASPFTCSSCSMRFRTELSLHRHEKSHIETQHFSCIKCGQSFSQKEQLLEHQDLHSKETAHDCDQCGKTFLQKTHLTKHKKMHTGHKAYTCDTCKQSFSFKHNLLTHRRTHTEDYPYPCTKCAKSFSRKETLQIHKQSHQRRFTHSSTSVEMHNKHETRTEYKYFHDQPHNQGFKCSVCDKTFTQKNNLMNHLRIHSGERPYPCQVCGKSFIQRQHLTKHLRLHTGERPYACHECGWSFKLKHNLKTHLRIHTGERPYACGHCGKSFSRRGILLSHERTHHQQTTPSSTEEGAQIVVVVEEDEEEIKKIMQQEKRRPYQCNQCKKNFSHLFTLINHQKMHSGKMPYICTDCGKHFTQKQHLTKHQCVHTGEKPFTCKQCGKGFRFKHNLTNHQRLHNGVKPFRCAHCSKTFSQKVNLICHEKKCCPSICSKSDNLCHDDGGHISV; encoded by the coding sequence ATGATGAATGGAGAGTATCTGTCTCAGGCACCAATCACTGAAGGGCTCATTTTATCTACTGGTTGGTCGGAAAATCCCATCAACCCCGAAAGGAAATGTCAGCTTCCTGAAGTGAAATACATGTATGATTCTGAGTGGAATAGCAAGACTATTTCTGACATATCCACCATATTCCCTGCAGAAGTAAAGATGCCATTTCAATGCTTTGTCTGCGGGAAAGGATTTGGACATAGACATAACTTAGCAAAACATCAGCGCATCCATACAGGAGAGCGTCCATATAGCTGCACGCAATGTGGAAAAAGCTTTATCCAGAAACAGCACCTCACCAAGCATCAGAGGCTGCACACTGGTGAGAAACCGTATACATGTCCGGTATGTGGCCGTGGTTTTAGCTTGAAGCACAATCTGACGACCCACCAGAGAATCCACACTGGGGAGAAGCCATACGCATGTGCTAAATGTGACAAGACCTTCAGTCGCAGGGAGAACATGCTCATCCACCAGCGAGGCCATGAGAAAATCAAAGAGACCAGAGATTTTCAACAAGTGGATCCTCCGCTCTGTCATTACCCTGTAGGTCCACTGTCCTTTCCAGTAGTCCAAGAGGAGGATAATAAGACCCATTTGAATTTGCCAAACAGGGAATCTTCAGTGAATGCCAAACCTTTTATATGCCCTCAATGTGGAAAACGCTTTGGCAATAAACAGACTTTTGTCAATCATTACAGGATCCACACTGGGGAGAGGCCATACTCCTGCCCTCAATGTGAGCGTCGCTTTGTACAAAAGCAGCATCTGACTAAGCATCTTCGTGTTCATACAGGGGAGAAACCATATACATGCAGCCAGTGTGGACGCAGCTTCAGCGTGAAGCATAACTTATTTACTCATATGAAGACCCACACTGGAGAAAAACCATATACCTGTTCTCAGTGTGGAAAACGCTTTACTCGCCGGAACACTTACCATTTACACCAGTCCATCCACTGCAGGAATAAACCTTCATTACTGCAAACTTTTGACACTGTGCATGCAAAATCACCACAGACCCTGCCAGAGGTAAATATTGCTCCAAAAACCTTAAACTTTAAAAATGGACTTCTTCCACGGAGGCTGCAGTCTGGTTTAGGAATATATACCTGTAACAtctgtttaaaaatgtttaagcacaaacatactctcataAACCACCTGAGGATCCACTCCGGAGAGCGACCATACCCCTGTGAGGTGTGTGGAAAAGCATTCATCCAGAAACAACACTTGACTAAGCATCAAAGGCTACACACTGGGGAGAGACCATATCTCTGCAACCACTGCAATAAGAGCTTCAGCGTCAAGCACAACCTGATGGTCCATCAAAGGATCCACACTGGGGAAAGGCCCTACACCTGCACTGAATGTGGCAAGAACTTTAACCGCAGGGCGATCCTTACAGTACACAGAAGAACACACTGCAACAATAAACCTAAATCCATACCTCCTACCTCCCACATGACAGAACCTGGAGACCCAAATATTTACCAAGAAAAGTGTCTGCTAATTGAAGATAATGGTGAGAGCATTACTTTACAAGATTCCACAGTGACATCTCTAGTGGCATCACCATTCACATGTTCCAGCTGTAGCATGCGCTTCAGGACAGAATTAAGTTTGCATAGACATGAAAAATCTCATATTGAAACGCAACATTTTTCCTGTATAAAGTGTGGCCAAAGCTTTTCACAGAAAGAGCAGCTCTTGGAGCACCAGGATCTTCATTCCAAGGAGACGGCCCACGACTGTGATCAGTGCGGAAAAACATTCCTTCAGAAAACACATTTAACCAAGCACAAGAAGATGCATACTGGACACAAAGCTTACACATGTGATACATGTAAACAAAGCTTCAGTTTCAAGCACAACCTTCTCACTCACCGCAGAACACACACTGAGGACTATCCATACCCCTGCACTAAATGTGCCAAGAGCTTTAGCCGCAAAGAGACATTGCAAATTCATAAGCAGAGTCACCAAAGACGTTTCACTCATAGTAGCACCTCGGTGGAGATGCATAATAAGCATGAAACAAGAACAGAGTACAAATATTTCCACGATCAACCACACAACCAAGGCTTCAAATGTTCAGTGTGTGACAAAACATTCACCCAGAAGAATAACCTTATGAATCACCTGAGAATCCACTCTGGGGAGAGGCCATACCCTTGTCAGGTTTGTGGAAAAAGCTTTATTCAAAGACAGCATCTGACAAAGCACCTTCGACTGCACACTGGGGAAAGACCCTATGCCTGCCACGAGTGTGGGTGGAGTTTTAAACTAAAGCACAACTTGAAAACCCATCTGAGAATTCACACTGGAGAAAGACCATATGCCTGTGGCCATTGTGGCAAGAGTTTCAGCCGTCGTGGTATCCTACTCTCTCATGAGAGAACACATCACCAACAGACTACTCCAAGCAGTACTGAGGAGGGAGCCCAGATTGTAGTAGTAGTGGAGGAAGATGAAGAGGAAATAAAAAAGATCATGCAACAAGAGAAAAGGAGGCCATATCAGTGCAACCAGTGTAAAAAGAACTTCAGCCATTTGTTCACCCTGATCAACCACCAGAAAATGCACTCAGGAAAAATGCCTTACATCTGTACTGACTGTGGGAAACACTTCACCCAGAAGCAGCACCTGACCAAGCACCAGTGTGTTCACACAGGGGAGAAGCCTTTCACGTGCAAGCAGTGCGGCAAAGGATTCAGATTTAAACACAATCTGACAAATCACCAGAGATTGCACAATGGAGTCAAACCCTTCAGGTGTGCACACTGCAGCAAGACTTTTAGCCAGAAGGTCAACCTGATTTGTCATGAGAAGAAGTGTTGTCCCAGCATATGTAGCAAGAGTGACAACCTCTGCCATGATGATGGAGGTCATATCTCAGTCTGA